From Helicoverpa zea isolate HzStark_Cry1AcR chromosome 12, ilHelZeax1.1, whole genome shotgun sequence:
ttattaaaaaaatattttatgtcatgtaagcaaaaataatattttaatattttatgtaacttcaaatttatcattttcgcaatttttcctttatctgtactatataacgttgcttcgtgccgaattttaagattctgagttcacgggaagtaccttgtaggttttgattccctagcgtgtgacggaaattcgtctaaggtgtcggtaaaactgctgtatcttttgatcgcgttaacttagaagtttgattttttcattgcttaaagggacaatagacctagtatttggtataaatttcaatttggtacctttattcgttcgtgagaaataaggtagtaagtttcattttattaaaatatttttattatattatataacaaaaaaatgagattttcgcaatttttcctatatttgcattatataacaatgcttcatgccaaatttcaagattctgagtttacgggaagtaccctgtaggttttgattcctttgcgagtgtcgagaatttgttgaaaatatcgacataatcggttgtatcttttgattggcttggcttagaagcttgatattttcacagcctaaagggacaatagacccgagtatttcaagtgaatttcagcttgatacgtccacgcgttcttaagataaagggtcttgacagacagacagacagacagacagacggacaacaaagtgatcctataagggttccgttttttcctttcgaggtacggaaccctaataaaaaaatatgtaataaaaaaataaaaaaaaagaatgtgtGACATATACAtgatcctccgagcccttttccaactatgttggggtcggcttaaagtctaaccggattcggctgagtaccagtgctttacaagaagcgactgcctatctgacctcctcaacccagttacctgggcaactcaataccccttggttagactggtgtcagacttactggcttctgccgggacctacagtttaacgtgccatccgaaacacagtcattggtgtctaagatatacttagaaagtacatacaaacttagaaaagttgcattggtacttgcctgacctggaatcgaacccgcgccctcatacttgagaggttggttctttacccactaggccaccacgacaaatgtttgtgtgtgtgacaTATACATAGTATCATATTTGTACATTACATTTATACGTACATTCTACAAAAGACAGACTTTAGTAAGTTCAAAAAAAACAGTTCACAATAGATCAGAAAAATtgctcttttgtttgtttgagaaGACACTAATGGACAAgatttaataaagaattgacATGTTATTGTTAGTATCCGCAGTCGCCGTCGTTTACGGTGTTGCTGGTCTGGCTGTACCTAAGAAGGAGAGTTCGAGTTCAAATAGACCGGACAATCCGCTAGTATGAGACCATATCGATCGATAAATTCAGTTTTGTGCtgttttttaaaaaaagctgTTTTTATTGAGTAAGACAAAGATTACACAAAATAAGGCACTTGCATACTGATCGAAATCTTATTCAGATTCTATTTCAAAATTTACAATGAATTTGCCATTCACTTTTCGCCGATTAAACAACAAATCGACCAAAGTATAGTTTTTATCCCCTGAACTGAACGTAGGGCTAACTGTGTCGTTTCCGATAGCTTCACATCTGGAACCACGGTTATTTCCACTGCATTGGCAGAGTGGTTCTTTCTCTTCAGTAAAGTAACAAACACCGTTGTTCAGACAGTAATTGAAGCACATCTTGATGTCGCACCTCGCTCCAGAATAACCAGACTCACATCTGAAACAAAAATCATGTTAAAGAAAGAGAAGGATCATCGAAAACCACCAGTGGCGGGAGCTTCAAAATATACTTTACCCGCAAGAGGGTTCCCCCTCATCACTGACACTGCAGGTGCCGTGGATGCAATAGTTCTGACAGACTGACACATCGCATCTCTCGCCGATGTAGCCAGGCGCGCATGTGCAAGATGTGGCATTAACCTTCTCACCATGAACACAAATGAGGCTCTCGAGCTCCGAAATAATATGACGAGAGGTTTCGTTCTCTGAATTATTTTGTAGCAAACTAGTTAAAGCTTTACATTCCTGAATTCCACTAGTTTGTTCTCCTAGCGTATATTTGGCTTCGATTATTAATGATGGATGGCCTTCAGGTTCAGATTCATAAACATAGCGAATGTCTCCTTTGGGTTTCtgcattttataaatatgtattaataaacCTTGCTGGACAgtgtaaataaattgacttGAGACAGTCAATGCTTTTGGGCTACGTCCATTACCATCTACTATACCCGTATCATTCGTTCCATTCAAATACGCTGTCTTGATTTGATAATTATGGGTTTCATTATGTCTCATATCAATCCAGAACATTTTCTTTATCTGAGGGTCGATGACAAGATGATAAGGCTCATGGATATCCTTGTCTAGCACCACTTCTCTTACGGTGCCATCAAATCGAACTCTCTCTATTGTAGGCTTCGCAATGATTTTGTTGGTCCAGTAAACAAACCTGCAATTTAGAGACCACTTTATTGTCTTACGTCATGTATCACCCGAGTGCAATATAACCTTTCATCCCACCGAAAAAgggcaaagaaaaaaaaaattgggcaCGCCAAGCAAATTATGAAACTGAGCTTTCAACTTTAAAAAGATTGTCATTATAGATTTTTATGATGAATTCGCCACTATCGTGGTAGAAGTTCAATGAAATTTTGAGCAGAAACTTGTGTCTACTTTATACTCCAGCTAGAGAATTAAAACGACTGTTGAACTCTGAAAGTGAAGAGTAATGGTTGCAAAAACATGTTCTTCATGCTACATAAATACCGTTTCACAGCTATACAATGTACACGTTTCAAAATATACTAGGAATAGCTTTAACATACCCTTCACAACTGTCCACTGCAATAGAACTAGGGATTTCATcatgtaacttaattacaaGATTTTGGTCACTGACGTCGCATTTAGATCCAGACTTTAGTGGTATCGAGAAAATGTTTCTTTCCTGGACCCAGAAAAGTAAATCCTTGGCTGGGTCGTGGACTATACTCTGGATCTGTTTCCTGGTAAGTATGAGCTCGATGTCGTTGGATGTGAAGTTAAATCTGTATACGGAAGAGTTGTCTGTCTGTTGGTCGACGATCAGGAGCGTGTCGTGGAGTGCGTCGTAAGCTAACGCCGTGAGGTTCTTAAACTGGTGGCTAGTGATGCTGTGTGTTATCGTAtcgtttttaaaaaaatctattcgtTTTTCTAACGCCACTGCATAGTCTGAAACAGAAACACATATTTTGTGTTACACTCGTAATGTTTATTATTCAATGTATTTGTTACTGTAAAAGCTCGAACTACGGTAAATCTTAAGATTTTCCAGTAAATCTTAGAATTTACATTAAAGAAACGGATTATGTCGAAAAAAATCATGTCATAACTCGTTCAGAGCATCAATTTGTTAaataccaaattataataaaaaactatACAAAATCAGTTTGATTACtactttgaaattaaaataatgtaaagggTAACCATTTCACttaactttttgacaaaaataattatttattaggtacttaaaataaatgtcaagaaTTGATTTCTCATTGTCTTATTTCTAAAACCGACATTCCCTAGTCCACACTGGTACAACCTAGCATGTACTGAATTTGCAAGGTAAAAGCCCGAAAAAATCGTACATTTCTTCTTAGGTTTTACTGGAAAATCTTAGGATTTACCGTAGTTCGAGCTTTTACATTAACATATTAATTAGCTTGTTATCCCCTTCTTATCTTCAATTTATAAGTTATGATAACCTTAGTTAAGACTAtgataagttttaaataatcgTTTAAAGATTGGTAAATAAAGCCGGTTGTGTGTCGTCCCGGCAGTTCGAACATTCATTTCCAAATCATTGTAATCATTTTCGATTCCAAATCGAGGTACCTATATACTTtccagcaaaaaaaaattgatatcgattatagatagatagatagatcatTTTATTTGTCATAACATGAGTACCATGCAGATGGTACAAAAAAACGTGGTAAAGCACAGACATGTTTGGCCTTTCGGCGTACAAGATAAAGATGAGTTTAGATTACAATGTCAAatgtcattaattaaattatcacaaTTCTATTGTTCATATTATCCaattactataatttattttactgttcctattttcttaaaataaccgTACCCACAACTGACACAAATTGAACGAAAGGCTTAAACGCTGTCTtatctgtatgagaagaggcctgtacCCAAAAGTGAGCTGTCTAATATATAATGCCCAATGATAAACATAATGAAATTCATAGGTTCATAAATACTGCTATGTACTCACCCCAGGAGTGGACTATCTGTACAGACAGCACCACCAGCGCCCACACACTCAGCAGTTTGTACATTGTAGCTCAGACACGGAGTGCACAACTAAACGCAACTTCAGATTACAATACTCTGAGGAAATTGCAGATGCGTCCGACTACTGCGACTGCTTTCgaattaatgaagttattatAAAGCGTCTGAACGACAAAATCTTGAGATTTGTTCTCGAATCATATTTTTACTATTCGGACTTCCCCTTGTGCAATTTTTTCAAGGATAGCGATATGAGCGTTATCGAATTTGAACTCTGGACACCTTTGATTATTGTTACATGTATACCACTACATTACACttgtaatgaaatgaaaatatttattcgccgAGATATGGTTTACACAAAAggtggtaaaaacaaaaaaagtcacaACATATCTCGCCTTCAGTAGGCATGcgaaaattataacataaatcATGCTTAAAACTATAACGCTTATATATAAAAGCTAATTTCTTTAATGTATTCTTCTATTGTGTAGAAGCACCCTTCAATAAGCCAAGCTTTTAActtctttttaaattttactttaGGTAGCTCTCTAATTTCTCTaggaattttattatatatgttaattaCCATCATTCGACTATTTTTCTTATGTAAGGTACTTCTACATCTTTCCATTCTTAATTTAGTAGGATCTCTCTGCCTAAATTTACAATCATCACTAACTTTGGGATAAAGGTGAGGATGGTTTCTAACAAACATACCTATCTCAGCTATATATAAGGATATTAGAGTCATTACACGTATGTACTGAAACGATACCacatctatacctaccctactAATGTTACAaagcttttgtttgtttgtttgaacgcattatctcagaaactactgatcTGATTTGATTTACTTTCAGTGTTTGATAGcatatttattgaggaaggctataggctatatattatcacgctaagACCAAAAGGAGCGGTGCACCAATTaagaatgtttcaaaatcgGGGTATATTTTCCTATTGAGAGAGCTTACGATGCGTGCGCTGCGTATTAAAGTTTCGCAAAAATCATGTATGACAAAATTTTTCCCCTttaaaagttctaaaaaaaaGTCTACGACAGGATATGTCTATCtcttaggcctcggcctcgaattttgcgggcagcggggcagcagcggcggcggcgcgggcggtcaccgcttgactggagtgcaccgctcgttgcccgcttacgcgccgctgtattcgagggccggtccatttgattatggGGAATAAACCGAGCGATTAAAAAAACGCTTTGcgactgatgatgacatactgtattaataacttgagcggtatgaatttgagtaagcgaaaaaataactaaactaacaacgaatattgattaataataaaacccAGAACGAGCTTACAAAAAGTAGATTGTGGTAAAtccatttcatatattaaaattttatccgagcgactacattactaagtgagcgactggaaATACAGAGAGGGCAACGTCAATATTAAGATAGAATCGATTTTTCTAAGTGAGGTTATACATAACGTACTACTAAAAAGTTCACTTTGAGCAAAGTTTTGTAAGCTGCTTTATTATTGATTATTGGttcctgatattctattttaagatggcagaatgttgaaaacgaatcgctgcaaaaccgact
This genomic window contains:
- the LOC124635073 gene encoding protein cueball-like, which produces MYKLLSVWALVVLSVQIVHSWDYAVALEKRIDFFKNDTITHSITSHQFKNLTALAYDALHDTLLIVDQQTDNSSVYRFNFTSNDIELILTRKQIQSIVHDPAKDLLFWVQERNIFSIPLKSGSKCDVSDQNLVIKLHDEIPSSIAVDSCEGFVYWTNKIIAKPTIERVRFDGTVREVVLDKDIHEPYHLVIDPQIKKMFWIDMRHNETHNYQIKTAYLNGTNDTGIVDGNGRSPKALTVSSQFIYTVQQGLLIHIYKMQKPKGDIRYVYESEPEGHPSLIIEAKYTLGEQTSGIQECKALTSLLQNNSENETSRHIISELESLICVHGEKVNATSCTCAPGYIGERCDVSVCQNYCIHGTCSVSDEGEPSCGCESGYSGARCDIKMCFNYCLNNGVCYFTEEKEPLCQCSGNNRGSRCEAIGNDTVSPTFSSGDKNYTLVDLLFNRRKVNGKFIVNFEIESE